In the Leptotrichia sp. oral taxon 847 genome, one interval contains:
- a CDS encoding dihydroorotate dehydrogenase electron transfer subunit — MQNNCEKNDKKEFLENVEILENKDVGGDNFLMRVKSENVKNRKNIPIAGQFYMLKLKNEIMILRRPISLHSVDYETGEIEFLYKVLGKGTRELSNYEKGDVINIQGPLGNGFEIIKSSSKIVIVGGGIGLAPLKQLLKELLKSEKNKKIIFIAGGRDKKTLEILKNFDFSDKRIFLKICSDDGSAGEKANVIELLKKEMSIDEEIDVVYSCGPHKVLELISELANENGIISQVSMEERMACGVGACVGCSIPSKEGMKKVCKNGPVFYSKIFDIKSENAENGGESDGK, encoded by the coding sequence ATGCAAAATAATTGTGAAAAAAATGATAAGAAAGAATTTTTGGAAAATGTAGAAATTTTGGAAAATAAAGATGTCGGTGGAGATAATTTTTTGATGAGAGTAAAGTCTGAAAATGTCAAAAATAGGAAAAATATTCCAATTGCAGGACAGTTTTATATGTTAAAATTGAAAAATGAAATCATGATTTTAAGAAGACCAATAAGTCTTCATAGTGTAGATTATGAGACGGGAGAAATAGAATTTTTGTACAAAGTTTTAGGAAAAGGAACAAGAGAGCTGTCAAATTATGAAAAAGGAGATGTCATAAACATTCAAGGACCGCTTGGAAATGGTTTTGAAATAATAAAAAGTTCATCTAAAATAGTGATTGTTGGCGGTGGAATTGGACTTGCGCCATTAAAGCAGCTACTTAAAGAATTATTAAAAAGTGAAAAGAATAAAAAAATCATTTTTATTGCTGGAGGTAGAGATAAAAAGACTTTGGAAATACTAAAAAATTTTGATTTTTCGGATAAAAGAATTTTTCTTAAAATTTGCAGCGATGATGGAAGTGCTGGAGAAAAGGCAAATGTTATTGAATTATTGAAAAAAGAAATGTCAATTGATGAAGAAATTGACGTTGTTTATTCTTGTGGGCCTCATAAAGTATTGGAATTAATTTCTGAATTAGCAAATGAAAATGGAATAATTTCGCAAGTTTCGATGGAAGAAAGAATGGCTTGTGGGGTAGGAGCTTGTGTGGGATGTTCTATTCCAAGCAAAGAAGGAATGAAAAAAGTTTGTAAGAATGGACCTGTTTTTTACAGCAAAATTTTTGATATAAAATCTGAAAATGCAGAAAATGGGGGTGAATCAGATGGAAAATAA
- a CDS encoding thymidine kinase, whose translation MVNLNVGSLEVITGSMFSGKSEELIRRLRRAKFAKQKVVTFKHSVDNRYGENGVFSHRKESIFAYPVKNVAEMEKIMDENIDAEIIGIDEVQFFGNEIVDFCKKYVDFGKRVIVAGLDMSFRAEPYEPVPELMAIADEVDKLHAICTVCGKPAYASQRLLDGKPAYYEDPLVMVGTSENYEARCKRHFIINHRNEKKAKIYFFVGTEINVGKKFVEEMYIKNLSKDGNVKSETIILSGNIINCEKNVLKNLRKKVEEKISKNDFLFVRITGGILLPIEKNYTILDFMCEMRKSSEVVIVSKNKKGVLNQILVMVDLLKKSDLNLREIVYKKTGNKNEIEENQIIEKISNLAGIGYRMI comes from the coding sequence ATGGTAAATCTTAATGTAGGGTCGCTGGAAGTAATAACAGGAAGTATGTTTTCTGGGAAAAGTGAAGAACTTATAAGGCGACTTAGAAGAGCAAAATTTGCAAAACAAAAAGTTGTTACATTTAAACATTCTGTCGATAATAGATATGGAGAAAATGGCGTATTTTCTCACAGAAAAGAAAGCATTTTTGCGTATCCGGTAAAAAATGTCGCTGAAATGGAAAAAATTATGGATGAAAATATTGATGCCGAAATTATTGGAATTGATGAAGTACAGTTCTTTGGCAATGAAATTGTAGATTTTTGTAAGAAATATGTCGATTTTGGGAAAAGGGTGATTGTGGCAGGACTTGATATGAGTTTTAGAGCTGAGCCGTATGAACCTGTTCCAGAACTTATGGCAATTGCCGACGAAGTTGATAAATTACATGCTATTTGTACCGTTTGTGGAAAACCTGCTTATGCGAGTCAAAGACTTTTGGATGGGAAACCTGCATATTATGAAGATCCGCTTGTGATGGTTGGAACAAGTGAAAATTATGAAGCTAGATGTAAAAGGCATTTTATTATAAATCACAGAAATGAAAAAAAAGCCAAAATTTATTTTTTTGTCGGAACGGAAATTAATGTTGGAAAAAAATTTGTTGAAGAAATGTATATAAAAAATTTGTCAAAAGATGGAAATGTGAAAAGTGAAACAATAATTTTGAGCGGAAATATTATAAATTGTGAAAAAAATGTGCTAAAAAATTTACGGAAAAAAGTTGAAGAAAAAATTTCGAAAAATGATTTTTTGTTTGTAAGAATTACAGGGGGAATTTTACTTCCAATCGAAAAAAATTATACAATTTTGGATTTTATGTGTGAGATGCGAAAAAGTTCTGAAGTTGTAATTGTTTCAAAAAATAAAAAAGGAGTGTTAAATCAGATTTTGGTGATGGTGGATTTGTTGAAAAAATCAGATTTGAATTTGAGAGAAATTGTTTATAAAAAAACTGGCAATAAAAATGAAATTGAAGAAAATCAAATAATTGAAAAAATTTCAAACTTAGCTGGAATTGGATATAGAATGATTTAA
- the pyrI gene encoding aspartate carbamoyltransferase regulatory subunit encodes MSKRKELLIGAIKNGIVIDHIPSKKVFLIVEILKLKDYSERITVATNMPSSSLLKKGIIKIEDKILQENELNNISLIAPNVTINIIENYEVVEKTKLERLDEVEELVKCDNPKCISNHENIKTKFVRLSEENKYKCFYCEKIISEDEIQLKTK; translated from the coding sequence ATGAGCAAAAGAAAAGAATTGTTAATTGGAGCTATAAAAAATGGAATTGTAATTGATCATATTCCATCAAAAAAAGTTTTTTTGATTGTAGAAATTTTAAAATTAAAAGATTATTCAGAAAGAATTACAGTTGCAACAAATATGCCTAGTAGTTCGCTTTTAAAAAAAGGAATTATAAAAATTGAAGATAAGATTTTGCAGGAAAATGAATTAAACAATATTTCTTTAATTGCGCCAAATGTTACAATAAACATTATAGAAAATTATGAGGTTGTGGAAAAAACAAAATTAGAAAGACTGGATGAAGTCGAAGAACTTGTAAAATGCGATAATCCAAAATGCATTTCAAATCACGAAAATATCAAGACAAAATTTGTAAGATTGAGTGAAGAAAACAAATATAAATGTTTTTATTGTGAAAAGATTATTTCAGAAGATGAAATTCAGCTAAAGACTAAATAG
- the thrB gene encoding homoserine kinase — MGLKFRVKVPGTSANIGVGYDCLGVALDYFLEMEVEESDKIEFLEGGKPFSIPIEENLIFEAIKYTEKHLVKNIPSYRVNITRNDIPISRGLGSSSSAIVAGILIANKFAGDVLDVDEIAKLAVEMEGHPDNVIPAIFGGMVLTAHDKDKLVYSSLLSSDDLCFYVMIPDFKLATEKARSVLPNSYLVSDVINNMSKLGLLVNAFNKSEYQNLRFLLGDKIHQPYRFALINDSEKIFEMSKKYGALGEYISGAGPTLISLNYDNDEFLENMKKDLEKLPDKWTIEKKKINLYGAEVF, encoded by the coding sequence ATGGGTTTAAAATTTAGAGTAAAAGTGCCAGGAACTTCTGCAAATATCGGTGTTGGTTACGATTGCCTGGGAGTGGCATTAGATTATTTTTTGGAAATGGAAGTAGAAGAAAGTGATAAAATCGAGTTTTTGGAAGGTGGAAAACCGTTTTCTATACCAATTGAAGAAAATCTGATTTTTGAAGCGATAAAATACACTGAAAAGCATTTGGTAAAAAATATTCCAAGTTATAGAGTTAATATCACTAGAAATGACATTCCTATTTCTCGTGGACTTGGAAGTAGTTCGTCAGCAATCGTCGCTGGAATTTTAATTGCAAATAAATTTGCGGGAGATGTTTTAGATGTGGATGAAATAGCAAAATTGGCTGTGGAAATGGAAGGGCACCCAGATAATGTCATTCCTGCAATATTTGGAGGGATGGTTTTGACAGCACATGACAAAGATAAATTGGTGTATAGTTCGCTTCTTAGTTCAGACGACTTATGTTTTTATGTGATGATACCGGATTTTAAATTGGCTACTGAAAAAGCTAGAAGTGTGCTTCCTAATTCTTATTTAGTTTCGGATGTAATTAACAATATGTCGAAACTTGGATTGCTAGTTAATGCCTTTAATAAAAGCGAATACCAAAATTTAAGATTTTTATTGGGTGATAAAATTCATCAGCCTTATAGATTTGCACTTATAAATGATTCTGAAAAAATATTTGAAATGTCAAAAAAATATGGTGCGCTTGGAGAATATATAAGTGGAGCAGGTCCTACTTTAATTTCTCTTAATTATGACAACGATGAATTTTTGGAAAATATGAAAAAAGATTTGGAAAAATTACCAGATAAATGGACTATTGAAAAGAAAAAAATCAATTTGTACGGTGCCGAAGTTTTTTAA
- a CDS encoding ATP-dependent helicase codes for MGILDKLNEEQRKAAEKVEGPVLILAGAGSGKTRTVTYRMAHMIKEKGISPLNILALTFTNKAAREMKERAEELIGSEAQNLIVSTFHAFSVRLLKMYADRIGYDRNFNIYDVDDQKSIITKIKKEMNIGDNDSSKPGVLANRISKLKEQGIGVNELGQQVDLKVPANKIFAQIYQSYNETLKKNNAMDFSDLLVNARKLLDDKFILERIQERYKYIMVDEYQDTNDIQYEIINLIAEKYKNICVVGDEDQSIYAFRGANINNILNFERDYKDAFTVKLEQNYRSTKKILDTANELIKNNKSSKGKNLWTNSSEGEKIKVYNATDIFDEANYIVSEIRKKVKNGASYSEMTILYRTNAQSRILEEKLLAANVPYKIYGGMQFFQRKEIKDILAYLSLLNNRNDNHNFTRIINVPKRAVGEKTLQKISEFAVEKNMSMLDALKYVDEISIRATVKPTLKSFYNMMENIHSNLENLSIKEIFEQILSKTGYIESLEDNKEDRIKNIEELLNSITELEKQNPGISLNEYLDMVSLTSSSDNIEEDENYVKLMTIHSSKGLEFNYVFLVGMEEGLFPSISFDAPEEEIEEERRLCYVAITRAKKELFVSYASTRKIWGKDDNFRKPSRFLYEMKQDNLEYVGGRFGTLKRDNRVKNITKIENFNPFSKGGFGRKVEKRKSEKSEDLKYKVGQTVIHKKFGSGKIKKIDMKSMTVEFKVGEKKIALILADKILES; via the coding sequence TTGGGTATATTAGATAAATTAAACGAAGAACAAAGAAAAGCGGCGGAAAAAGTCGAAGGACCTGTGTTAATATTGGCTGGAGCAGGAAGTGGGAAAACTAGAACGGTTACTTATAGAATGGCACATATGATAAAAGAAAAAGGAATTTCGCCACTTAACATACTTGCGTTAACTTTTACAAATAAAGCTGCAAGAGAAATGAAGGAAAGAGCTGAAGAGCTTATTGGAAGTGAAGCACAAAACTTGATAGTATCAACATTTCACGCTTTTTCGGTAAGACTTTTAAAAATGTATGCCGATAGAATTGGATATGATAGAAATTTTAACATTTATGATGTGGACGACCAAAAATCTATTATTACAAAAATAAAAAAAGAAATGAACATTGGAGACAATGACAGTTCAAAGCCTGGAGTTTTGGCAAATAGAATTAGCAAATTGAAGGAGCAGGGAATCGGAGTAAATGAATTAGGGCAGCAAGTTGACTTAAAAGTTCCAGCAAATAAAATTTTTGCACAAATTTATCAAAGTTATAACGAGACTTTGAAAAAAAACAATGCAATGGACTTTTCGGATTTGCTTGTGAATGCTAGAAAATTATTGGATGATAAATTTATTCTTGAACGAATACAGGAGAGATATAAGTATATTATGGTGGATGAATATCAAGATACAAATGATATTCAATACGAGATAATCAATTTGATTGCAGAAAAATATAAAAATATTTGCGTCGTGGGAGATGAAGATCAGAGTATTTACGCTTTTCGTGGAGCAAATATTAATAATATACTAAATTTTGAGCGAGATTACAAAGATGCGTTTACTGTAAAATTGGAACAGAATTACCGTTCAACTAAAAAGATACTCGATACAGCAAACGAACTTATCAAAAACAACAAAAGCTCAAAAGGAAAAAATCTTTGGACGAATTCTAGTGAAGGAGAAAAAATTAAAGTTTACAACGCCACAGATATTTTTGACGAAGCAAATTACATCGTGTCAGAAATAAGAAAAAAAGTTAAAAATGGTGCGTCTTACAGCGAAATGACTATTCTTTATCGTACAAATGCGCAATCTCGAATACTGGAAGAAAAATTACTGGCTGCAAATGTACCGTATAAAATTTATGGTGGAATGCAGTTTTTTCAAAGAAAGGAAATAAAAGATATCTTGGCGTATCTAAGTTTGTTAAATAACAGAAATGACAATCACAATTTTACAAGAATTATAAATGTTCCAAAAAGAGCGGTTGGAGAAAAGACACTTCAAAAAATTTCAGAATTTGCGGTTGAGAAAAATATGTCAATGTTGGATGCACTGAAATATGTTGATGAAATTTCAATTAGGGCAACTGTAAAGCCAACATTAAAAAGTTTTTATAATATGATGGAAAACATTCATTCGAATCTTGAAAATTTGTCAATAAAAGAAATATTTGAGCAAATTTTGTCAAAAACGGGTTATATTGAAAGTCTTGAAGATAATAAAGAAGATAGGATAAAAAATATAGAAGAACTTTTAAACAGTATAACTGAACTAGAAAAACAAAATCCAGGAATTTCATTGAACGAATATCTTGATATGGTGTCTCTTACTTCGTCATCGGATAACATCGAAGAAGATGAAAATTATGTTAAGTTAATGACAATTCACAGTTCAAAAGGTTTGGAGTTTAACTATGTATTTTTAGTTGGAATGGAAGAAGGATTGTTTCCCTCAATCTCATTTGATGCGCCAGAAGAAGAAATTGAAGAGGAGCGTAGACTTTGCTACGTGGCAATCACTCGTGCCAAAAAAGAATTGTTTGTTTCGTACGCTTCAACAAGAAAAATTTGGGGAAAAGATGATAATTTTAGAAAACCGTCAAGATTTTTATATGAGATGAAGCAGGATAACTTGGAATATGTCGGTGGAAGATTTGGCACTTTAAAAAGGGATAACAGAGTTAAAAATATTACAAAAATTGAAAATTTTAATCCATTTTCAAAAGGCGGATTTGGAAGAAAAGTAGAAAAAAGAAAATCAGAAAAGTCAGAAGATTTAAAATATAAGGTGGGACAAACCGTAATTCACAAAAAATTTGGTTCGGGTAAAATAAAAAAGATTGATATGAAGAGTATGACTGTGGAGTTTAAGGTTGGAGAGAAAAAAATCGCACTAATACTTGCCGATAAAATTTTGGAAAGTTAA
- the pyrB gene encoding aspartate carbamoyltransferase, with protein MKKDIISMNDMTKEEIMEILKLAKKIENISEEEKLKILSGKIVSTLFFEPSTRTKMSFESAAFRLGANVLQLPPAEYSSLKKGESFTDTIKMVESYSDVIVVRHPFDGAARLASVTSKNPVINAGDGSNQHPSQTLLDLYTILEEKRTLENLSIAFVGDLKYGRTVHSLMRALTHFNPTVYFVAPQILQMPDYLLEDLQKHNIKYEILSDFRDCLDKIDVFYMTRIQKERFLDVDEYEKLKGIYIINKKNILGKCKDDMIILHPLPRVDEISTDLDSTKHALYFKQAKNGIPIRQAMMIKVLEKEKMI; from the coding sequence ATGAAAAAAGATATTATTTCAATGAATGATATGACAAAAGAAGAGATAATGGAAATTTTAAAGTTGGCAAAAAAAATTGAAAATATTTCAGAAGAAGAAAAATTAAAAATTTTAAGTGGTAAAATAGTTTCCACTCTTTTTTTTGAGCCAAGCACACGGACAAAGATGTCTTTTGAGTCGGCAGCATTTAGGTTGGGAGCAAATGTTTTGCAGTTGCCACCGGCAGAGTACTCTTCATTAAAAAAGGGGGAATCGTTTACGGATACAATAAAAATGGTAGAAAGCTACTCTGATGTAATTGTTGTGCGTCATCCATTTGATGGAGCAGCAAGACTTGCATCAGTAACTTCAAAAAATCCCGTCATAAATGCGGGAGATGGATCAAATCAACACCCAAGTCAAACGCTATTAGATTTATACACAATTTTGGAAGAAAAGAGAACATTGGAAAATTTATCAATTGCTTTTGTTGGAGATTTGAAGTATGGAAGAACAGTCCATTCACTAATGAGGGCACTTACACATTTTAATCCAACTGTTTATTTCGTAGCACCGCAAATTTTACAGATGCCAGATTATTTGCTGGAAGATTTGCAAAAGCATAACATAAAATATGAAATTTTATCTGATTTCAGAGATTGTCTCGATAAAATTGATGTTTTTTATATGACTAGAATTCAGAAGGAAAGATTTCTCGATGTTGATGAGTACGAAAAATTAAAGGGAATCTACATTATAAATAAAAAAAATATTTTAGGAAAATGTAAAGATGATATGATTATTTTACATCCGCTTCCAAGAGTTGATGAAATTTCAACAGATCTTGATTCAACAAAACACGCTTTATATTTTAAACAAGCTAAAAATGGGATTCCTATTAGACAAGCAATGATGATAAAAGTTTTAGAAAAAGAAAAAATGATTTAA